A genomic window from Silene latifolia isolate original U9 population chromosome Y, ASM4854445v1, whole genome shotgun sequence includes:
- the LOC141628943 gene encoding protein FAR1-RELATED SEQUENCE 5-like, whose protein sequence is MTEVQKQFVTKVKVLKLGGVKAYRGWKELCGGYDNIGTTEVDFKNFVRDIKTYIGNFDAQMFVENLIRRKDTCSSFYFDFIVDENKCLAGVFWADLICIKNYMLFGEVLSADATYGTNKYDMVFLPFTGVDHHKMCITFGAGLIGDESIECYTWLFKTFLEAMGGCQPRIIITDQDKSMKSVVPEVFKESTHRLCMWHIMKKLKEKVSYQLFQDEDFKTKLNRCVWNNQLEPDEFEEQWGKIMTDYQLVEHEWFSDLYDLREQWIPSYFKDVSMSGLMRVTSRYESENSFFDRFLTPHLTLVEFWVCYESALEAQRHKQSKLNSDNKHSEIPRKTKSNLEVHASEMYSHNIFKDFQTELVAALSDCRFKDVEKIDESKMGLLCRHCLWILHNQDFQKIPEQYIMQRWQTDRCLSKVF, encoded by the coding sequence ATGACAGAGGTACAGAAGCAATTTGTCACAAAGGTAAAGGTGTTAAAACTAGGTGGTGTGAAAGCCTATAGAGGTTGGAAAGAGCTGTGTGGAGGTTACGACAACATTGGGACTACTGAGGTTGATTTCAAAAACTTTGTCAGGGACATAAAAACCTACATTGGTAATTTTGATGCACAAATGTTTGTTGAAAATCTTATTAGGAGAAAAGACACATGCagttcattttactttgattttatagTAGATGAAAACAAGTGCCTGGCTGGAGTGTTTTGGGCAGATCTGATCTGCATAAAGAACTACATGCTATTCGGTGAGGTTTTATCAGCAGATGCTACATATggaacaaacaagtacgatatggtgTTTTTGCCTTTCACAGGAGTTGATCACCACAAAATGTGCATAACGTTTGGAGCTGGGTTGATAGGTGATGAAAGTATTGAGTGTTATACATGGCTATTCAAGACATTTTTGGAAGCAATGGGCGGGTGCCAGCCGAGAATTATAATTACTGATCAGGACAAATCAATGAAGTCGGTAGTCCCGGAAGTGTTTAAGGAGTCAACACACAGACTGTGCATGTGGCACATAATGAAGAAACTAAAAGAAAAAGTCAGTTATCAACTGTTTCAAGATGAGGATTTTAAGACCAAGCTCAAtaggtgtgtttggaacaaccaacTTGAGCCTGATGAATTCGAAGAACAATGGGGGAAGATAATGACTGATTATCAACTTGTAGAACACGAGTGGTTTTCAGATTTGTACGATCTCAGGGAACAGTGGATCCCTTCCTATTTTAAAGATGTTTCAATGTCTGGCTTGATGAGGGTTACTTCTAGGTATGAGAGTGAAAACAGTTTCTTTGACAGGTTCCTCACACCTCATTTGACCCTTGTTGAGTTTTGGGTGTGCTATGAGAGTGCCTTAGAAGCACAAAGACACAAGCAGTCCAAATTGAACAGTGACAACAAACACTCTGAAATCCCTCGGAAAACAAAGTCAAACCTTGAAGTCCATGCTTCTGAAATGTACTCGcacaacattttcaaagactTCCAAACAGAATTGGTTGCAGCTTTGTCTGATTGCCGTTTTAAAGATGTGGAGAAGATCGATGAGTCAAAAATGGGCTTGTTGTGCAGGCACTGCCTTTGGATTCTACACAACCAAGATTTTCAGAAAATACCAGAACAGTACATAATGCAAAGATGGCAAACTGATAGATGTCTCTCAAAAGTTTTCTGA